Within Eggerthella timonensis, the genomic segment ACGCTATTCGGGTTTGATCGCTCCGGCTTCCAGGAAGGCCCGGTAGAGCTCGAGGCGCTCCTCGATGACGGCGGCGAGGCGGCGCACCGCTTCGGCGATGTTCTCGGGGCTTTCGTAGCAGAACGCGATGCGCATGCTGTTCTTGCCGCTGGTGCCGTCGGGGAAGAAGCCGTCGCCGGGCGTGTAGGTCACGCCTCGGTCCAGGGCCGCGCTCAGCATGGAACCCGTGTCCACGTAGCCGGGAAGCGTCACCCACACGAAGAAGCCGCCTTCGGGACGCGTCCACGTCGCTTCGGGCGGGAAATGCTCCTCGAGCGCGGCCAGCATGGCATCGCGCCGCTCGCGGTACGTCTCGACGAACGTCTGCAGCGTCTTCTGCCACGGGGTGTCGGTGAAGTAGTGCTCGACCACCACCTGGTTGAACGCGCTGCCGCACAGGTCGGTTCCCTGCTTGACGAGGTTGATCTTCGCCAGCACGTGCTTCGGAGCCACGATCCAGCCGGTGCGCAGGCCGGGCGCGAACACCTTCGACACCGTTCCCAGGTACACGACGTCGTCGGACAGCGCCTTGAGCGGCAGCACGTGGCCGCCGTCGTAGCGCAGGCGCCCGTAGGGATCGTCTTCCACCACCATGAACCCGTATTCGTCGGACAGCTCCAGCAGGCGCTTGCGCCGCGCGGGCGCCATGGTCACGCCGCCGGGGTTCTGGAAGTTCGGGATCGCATAGAGGAACTTGAGCTGCGGGTTGCCCGCGCCGATGCGCTGCAGCTCGGCCTCCAGGAGGTCCATCCGCATGCCCTCGTCGTCGAACGGGATGCAGCGGATATCGGGCTCGTAGGCACTGAACGCCTGCAGCGCTCCCAGGTACGTGGGGCCTTCGGCGAGCACGATGTCGCCCGGGTTCACGAACGTCTTGGCGATGAGGTCGAGCGCTTCCTGCGCGCCCGAGGTGATCATGACGTTCTCGGGCTTTGCGCGCACGCCGATGTCGCGCATGAGGTCGCAGAACACGCGCTTCGTCTCCGCACGACCGTCGGTGGAGCCGTACTGCAACGCCACCGCGCGCTCGTCGTCGCAGGCCGCGTGCGTGGCCGTGCGAATGGCGGCTTGAGGAAGCAGCGATACGTCGGGCATGCCGCCGGACAGCGAGATGATGGCGGGGTTCGACGCCGCGGCGAACAGGTCGCGCACGGCGGAGGACCGCATCTTCGTGACGCGTTCGGCGATTTTCTCGCCCGTCTGGTCAAATGTCAGGTGAGCCGAAGTCATGGGCGTCAGCGTACCACCGCGGCGTTGAGAAACGCAATCGCATCGCGAAAAGCGCGCAAAGCGACCAGATCATCGATGAAGCTCACCTCGATGCGCGCGCGGCCCGCGCGCTCGTCCGTCCACTCGGTGGTGCCCACGAACACGGCGTCCCGCTGGGCTGTTGCCTGCGTTTGCAGGTCGATGACCAGGTGCTCCAACAGGTGCGGCAACGACGTGCCGTTCATGACCGCGGCGAAGGTGTCGCCCTCGTCGTTCACGCAGGCATGGCGCGGCACGTGCGGATGCGCGACGCATACGCGCTCCATGAGCTGCGGGGAGGTGCGGTGCGGCGTGCCGGGCGCCAGCGCTACGTCGCACACGAGGCGGTCGGCGCGCACGGTGAGGCGCTCGATGGCGAGCGGGGCTGTGTCGCAGGCGCTCACGCCGGCAGGTCGCTCACGTCGAACACGCCGCCGGGGGCGCTCGACGTGCCGGCGTCGTCGTTCTTGCCCGCGTCCGCGGACTCGGGGGCGGCGTCCGGCGCGGACGTCGATCCCGCATCGGACTCCGGCGTGGTTTCGGACTCGGGCTTCGATTCGGGAGCGGGCGTGGCTTCCGGCTCGGTCGTCGGCTCGGGCTCGGTCGTCGGCTCGGGCTCGGGCTCCACCGGCGTGCCCGTTTGCGGCGTGGCCGCCGCATCGTGCGACAGGCGATCGAGCACCGTGTACCCGTCGCCCGACGGAGGCTCCTCCTGCGGCTGCCCCTGTATCGCGCGCACCAGCTGGTCGAACTGCCAGGCGATGTCGTCCGCCAGCGTGGAGAGCCACGAGTAGCCGTCGCCGTCGGTGATCACCAGCTGCGAGCGGTCGAGCGAGAAGCGGTAGCGGCCGGAGCCTTCCATGTTCCCGAACGTGAACGCGATGGTCTTCGCGCCCGTGTCCAGCGTGTATGTCCAGCTCACGTCCTCGGTGAGCTTGATGGTTTCCCCGTCGATGACCACGACGGCGGTGGTGCCGTGGGTTTGCCATTCGCCCAGGAACTCGCGCGCGTCGTCGTAGCGCAGCCAACGGTCCCACGAGAACCCGCCCACCGCCAGCAGGATGACCAGCAGCACCGAGCCCGTCACGACGAGCGGCCAGCGGCGCTTGCGCGGCTTCGCCGCCGTCCCGCGACGCTCCCGCCGCTCGCGCGCGCTCTCGGCCGACGCGTCGGCCGCGCTCGCAGCCGCATCCGCCCCGGCACCCGTCACGGCCTCGGACGCACCGACGACGCGCGGCGTGGCGCCCGTGCGCCCCTTCGCTTTCGGCGGCGCGTCGGTGCGCTTGCGCGGCGCGATGCGGCCGGACGCCTCCGGCTTGGCGGCGTCCGTCACGGATGCGGCGGTATTCGATTCCCTGGTTCGTTTACGCTTCGTTGCCACGCTGATCGTGTCCTTGGCCGGTCCCGGTCGATTCGCCTGCCGCTACTCGGGCGCGATGACCTCGACGCCGCCCATGTAAGGCACCAGCACGTCGGGCACCTTGATGGTGCCGTCGGGCTGCTGGTAGTTCTCGATGACGGCGGCCATCGTGCGGCCCACCGCCAGGCCGGAGCCGTTCAGCGTGTGCACGTAGCGCGAGCCCTTGAAGTTCTCGGGGTCGCGGTACTTGATGTTCGCGCGGCGCGCCTGGAAGTCCGTGCAGTTCGAGCAGGACGAGATCTCCTTGTAGCCGTTGTACGACGGCAGCCACACCTCGAGGTCGTAGGTCTTGGCGGCGGAGAACCCGATGTCGCCCGTGCACAGGCTGATCACGCGGTACGGCAGGCCCAGCAGCTGCAGAATGTTCTCGGCGTCGGCCACCATGGCCTCCAGGTCGTCGTAGCTCTCCTCGGGCTTGGCGTACTTCACCATCTCCACCTTGTCGAACTGGTGCACGCGGATGAGCCCGCGCGTGTCGCGGCCGGCGCTGCCCGCCTCCTCGCGGAAGCACGGCGTGAACGCGCAGTACTTGAGCGGCAGCTGGCCGGCTTCAAGCATCTCGCCTGCGTGGATGTTCGTCAGCTGTACCTCGGCCGTCGGGATGAGGTACAGGCCCTCGGTGGTGTGGAACAGGTCCTCCTCGAACTTCGGCAGCTGGCCCGTGCCGGTGAGCGTCTCGGCGTTGGCCATGGCCGGGCACCACCATTCCTTGTAGCCGCGCGATGCGTGCGTGTCGGCCATGAAGTTGATGAGGGCCCGCTCCAGGCGAGCGCCGAGGCCGCCCAGCAGGATGAAGCGGCTCGCGGCCAGCTTCACCGCGCGCTCGAAGTCGATGATGCCCAGCTCGGGGCCCAGGTCCCAGTGCGGCTTCATCTCAAAGCCCTCGGCGGCGAAATCGCGCGGCGTGCCCCAGCGGCGCACCTCGGGGTTGTCGTCCTCGTCGTCGCCCACGGGCGTGGAGTCGGCCGGCATGTTCGGCGTGCCCAGCAAGAGCTCGCGCAGGGCCTCGTCGGCCGCTTCGCGATCCTTGCCGATAACGGCCAGCTCGTCGTTGATGGCGCGCACGCGCTCCTTGGCGGATTCGGCCTCGTCCTTCTGGCCGGCGGCCATCATCTGGCCGATCGACTTCGACGTGGCGTTGCGCTCGGCCTGCAGCGCCTCCTCCTTCGCGATGGCGGCGCGACGGGTCTCATCGAGCTCGGAGAAGCGCGACGCGTCCCACGAAGCATGGCGGTTCTTCATCGCCTCGGCGACGGCTTCTTGGTTGTCGCGGACAAAACGAATATCGAGCATGGTCGCGCTCCTTCACGATGGGATACGATAGTTTTCTTAGTATACCTCACGGGCGCAACGCCCCGTCGCACCTTCACGCACCCGGCATGTTCTGGGAGCCGGGGGCCGACGGCTCTCCCGCCTCGCTTCCATCGCCTTCGGCTGCTCCATAGCGCTTCCGAACGTACTTTATGATGGTGGCCAGCACACGGCGCATATCGATGGGCTTCGACAGATGCGCGTCCATGCCGCTGGCCAGCGACGCGCTCACATCTTCGGCGAACGCGTTGGCCGACATGGCGATGACGGGGATGACCTCGGCGTCTTTGCGATCGAGCGCTCGGATGCGCCTCGTGGCCTCGTAGCCGTTCATATTCGGCATCTGCACGTCCATGAGGATCGCGTCGAAGTGGCCCACCGGCGATGCCTCGAACGCGGCGAGCGCCTCGGCGCCGTCTTCGGCGCGATCCACCACGAGGCCCGCCTCCGACAGCAGCTCGCACGCGATCTCGGCGTTCAAATCGTTGTCCTCGGCAAGCAGCACGTGCAGCCCTTCGAACTCGGTGCGATCAAGGGCGCGCGGAGCGCCCGGCAGCGAGGCGGCGTACGCGGAAACGGGGCGCGTCGGGCGATCGCCGTGCAGGCCGCGGGCGCGCATCTCGCTCGCCGCAGCCGACGCGCTCAGCACCTCCGGCTCGGTGCCTTCAACCGCAGCGCCCTCCTCTTCTTCGAACACGATGCGCTCGGCCTCCAGCGCGATGCGCAGGTTGAACGTCACGGTGAACGTGGTGCCGCGACCCTTCGTCGATTCGACCGCGATATCACCGGCCATCATGGTGACGATGTTCTTCACGATGGGCATGCCGAGGCCCGTGCCCTGCTCGCGCGAGCGGCCCTCCATGCTGAACGGCTCGAAGATGTGCTCCTTGAACTCTTCGGACATGCCGATACCATCGTCAGCCACCGTAAACCTGACCTGGCGATACCCCATGGCGGCACCCTTCGACACCGATGTCTCGAACCGGATGTGGCCCCCGCAGGGCGTGTATTTCACCGCGTTCGTCAGCAGGTTGAGCAGCAGCTGCTTCAGACGCACCGCATCGCCCACGTACACGGCGTCGGCGCACGGGGGCACTTCCACGACGAACGTCTGGTCGCGCTGCTCGCATTGCATGCGGATGGCCGTGGTCACATGGGACAGCAAGTCGCTCAGGCGGAACGGCTCGCTGGCCAGCGTCATCTTTCCGTTCTCGATTTTCGAGATGTCCAGCACATCGTTGATGAGCCCCAGCAGATGGTCGGAGGCCGCACCGATCTTGTCGAGGCTCACCGCCACCTTCTCGCGGTCGTCCACACTGCCCTGGGCGATTTGAAGCATGCCGATGATCACGTTCATGGGCGTGCGAATTTCATGGCTCATGCGGGAGAGGAACTCGGATTTCGCCGCGTTGGCCGCTTCGGCCACGTCCATCGCGTCCTTCATGGACAGTTGGATCTCCTTGTCGGCCGTCACGTCGCGCATGACCA encodes:
- the serS gene encoding serine--tRNA ligase, whose amino-acid sequence is MLDIRFVRDNQEAVAEAMKNRHASWDASRFSELDETRRAAIAKEEALQAERNATSKSIGQMMAAGQKDEAESAKERVRAINDELAVIGKDREAADEALRELLLGTPNMPADSTPVGDDEDDNPEVRRWGTPRDFAAEGFEMKPHWDLGPELGIIDFERAVKLAASRFILLGGLGARLERALINFMADTHASRGYKEWWCPAMANAETLTGTGQLPKFEEDLFHTTEGLYLIPTAEVQLTNIHAGEMLEAGQLPLKYCAFTPCFREEAGSAGRDTRGLIRVHQFDKVEMVKYAKPEESYDDLEAMVADAENILQLLGLPYRVISLCTGDIGFSAAKTYDLEVWLPSYNGYKEISSCSNCTDFQARRANIKYRDPENFKGSRYVHTLNGSGLAVGRTMAAVIENYQQPDGTIKVPDVLVPYMGGVEVIAPE
- a CDS encoding cyanophycin synthetase family protein → MSACDTAPLAIERLTVRADRLVCDVALAPGTPHRTSPQLMERVCVAHPHVPRHACVNDEGDTFAAVMNGTSLPHLLEHLVIDLQTQATAQRDAVFVGTTEWTDERAGRARIEVSFIDDLVALRAFRDAIAFLNAAVVR
- a CDS encoding PLP-dependent aminotransferase family protein, whose protein sequence is MTSAHLTFDQTGEKIAERVTKMRSSAVRDLFAAASNPAIISLSGGMPDVSLLPQAAIRTATHAACDDERAVALQYGSTDGRAETKRVFCDLMRDIGVRAKPENVMITSGAQEALDLIAKTFVNPGDIVLAEGPTYLGALQAFSAYEPDIRCIPFDDEGMRMDLLEAELQRIGAGNPQLKFLYAIPNFQNPGGVTMAPARRKRLLELSDEYGFMVVEDDPYGRLRYDGGHVLPLKALSDDVVYLGTVSKVFAPGLRTGWIVAPKHVLAKINLVKQGTDLCGSAFNQVVVEHYFTDTPWQKTLQTFVETYRERRDAMLAALEEHFPPEATWTRPEGGFFVWVTLPGYVDTGSMLSAALDRGVTYTPGDGFFPDGTSGKNSMRIAFCYESPENIAEAVRRLAAVIEERLELYRAFLEAGAIKPE
- a CDS encoding ATP-binding response regulator, with translation MSRDKQKRRIAASIAIVAVVAAIVAAVLGLTSYIDKKLNQSAEQQVVTFTEQAAASVADRMFMSQNAIGAFTVQTADPELIVPALSNFEERNGFACAAFADMNGEGLRSDGSAFSTSELPEPETAIAEGRSSYSGTFANEDGERVRLAQMPLYIDDEQVGALYVQVPLSLFSMARQLDMFDGRGYFMLFEGSTGEVLVPPTDETKTPVTIGTSLYDFLDEASRYDPSTSITDAAVSTEAALQFMQSRSQSDLSTLRDVVANKQTGLLTATVDGKASYVCVAPVDSGYWYVCNVVPVENVRAEAAVVTTTFEAVFAIIFACLVAVGLLVFGAYRRRLREQNVAMLAQLYEALSDSVDMAVNLYSPSDGAVTPIVAKADRIIGYRLDAFLKNERLAATIGLSPEGVALFDRIRSDKTKGFEQGEFSFRSKQTGKESWASYSVKQLTFEGKPQLLVVMRDVTADKEIQLSMKDAMDVAEAANAAKSEFLSRMSHEIRTPMNVIIGMLQIAQGSVDDREKVAVSLDKIGAASDHLLGLINDVLDISKIENGKMTLASEPFRLSDLLSHVTTAIRMQCEQRDQTFVVEVPPCADAVYVGDAVRLKQLLLNLLTNAVKYTPCGGHIRFETSVSKGAAMGYRQVRFTVADDGIGMSEEFKEHIFEPFSMEGRSREQGTGLGMPIVKNIVTMMAGDIAVESTKGRGTTFTVTFNLRIALEAERIVFEEEEGAAVEGTEPEVLSASAAASEMRARGLHGDRPTRPVSAYAASLPGAPRALDRTEFEGLHVLLAEDNDLNAEIACELLSEAGLVVDRAEDGAEALAAFEASPVGHFDAILMDVQMPNMNGYEATRRIRALDRKDAEVIPVIAMSANAFAEDVSASLASGMDAHLSKPIDMRRVLATIIKYVRKRYGAAEGDGSEAGEPSAPGSQNMPGA